A single genomic interval of Spirosoma taeanense harbors:
- the thrA gene encoding bifunctional aspartate kinase/homoserine dehydrogenase I — MQVLKFGGTSVGSVESIRKVIQIIENHRQEGNAIAVVFSAMGGITNQLIEIGRMATTGSTDYMELVRRIEDRHFNVVKALIPVKEQSKVFANIRGIINELEDLLRGVSLIRELSPRTHDLITSFGERLSTTVITECVKSRGIPAQFCDARHLIKTDAQFGQAEVNYPLTNQIIQEHFAKTNDLQLITGFIGSTEKNETTTLGRGGSDYTASIIGAALNAEIIDIWTDVDGMMTADPRKVPNAFNIPTITYAEAMELSHFGAKVIYPPSLQPAFARNIPIRVLNTFNPTHGGTVVSRTAERRQYTITGISSIDDIALVNVQGSGMIGVAGVSAKLFGVLAAHKISVILISQASSEHSICFAIDPRGAENVKEILDAEFATEIAHGHIDNIAIERELSVIATVGEGMKKSSGIAGKLFSVLGKNGVNIVAVAQGSSEINISVVINKNNLSKALNALHNIFFQSEARVLNLYLVGTGLIGKTLLKQIFDQSEFLRAEKLLKVCVVGMSNTKKMLLDPKGITLDDWHERLLTEGVTTSLPAFVEKIKDYNLPNSVFIDCTSDKDIVQFYESLLDANISVVTPNKVANSGPYSEYRRLQRTALNRGVKFLYETNVGAGLPIINTVQGLITAGDRFLKIEAILSGTLSYIFNNFRPGVSFADVVREAKAKGYTEPDPRDDLSGQDVARKILILAREAGFALEPEDVTINNLLPESCLNAPTIPAFFEELEQNNAYFGSLLTDAEAKGEKLRFVASFEHNKAVIELRSVGPEHPFYMLSGSDNIVSFTTERYKDRPLVVKGPGAGAEVTASGVFADVVSIGSYLA, encoded by the coding sequence ATGCAGGTCCTTAAGTTCGGCGGTACGTCAGTTGGCTCGGTTGAGAGCATCAGAAAGGTTATCCAGATCATTGAAAACCATCGTCAGGAAGGAAATGCCATTGCCGTGGTGTTTTCGGCGATGGGCGGGATTACCAACCAGCTCATTGAAATCGGACGGATGGCTACCACGGGTAGCACTGATTACATGGAACTGGTCCGGCGTATTGAAGACCGGCATTTCAACGTTGTGAAGGCCCTGATTCCGGTAAAGGAGCAGAGCAAGGTCTTTGCCAACATTCGGGGCATTATCAACGAACTGGAAGATCTGCTGCGGGGCGTTTCGCTCATCCGTGAGCTGTCGCCCCGGACGCACGACCTGATTACCAGTTTTGGCGAGCGACTATCAACAACCGTCATTACGGAATGCGTGAAAAGCCGGGGAATTCCGGCGCAGTTCTGCGATGCGCGCCATCTGATAAAAACGGATGCGCAGTTCGGCCAGGCGGAGGTGAACTATCCGCTGACGAACCAGATCATTCAGGAACATTTCGCCAAAACGAATGATCTGCAGTTGATTACGGGCTTCATTGGCTCGACCGAAAAGAACGAAACGACAACTCTGGGCCGGGGCGGCTCCGACTATACGGCCAGCATCATTGGCGCAGCTTTAAATGCCGAAATAATTGACATCTGGACTGATGTAGACGGGATGATGACCGCCGACCCACGTAAAGTGCCGAACGCGTTTAATATTCCGACCATTACCTACGCAGAAGCGATGGAGCTTAGTCACTTCGGCGCGAAGGTTATTTATCCGCCCAGCCTGCAGCCTGCTTTCGCCCGTAACATTCCGATTCGGGTGCTGAATACGTTCAACCCGACGCATGGGGGTACGGTCGTAAGCCGCACTGCGGAGCGACGCCAGTACACCATCACGGGTATTTCAAGCATTGATGACATTGCTCTGGTCAACGTGCAGGGGTCAGGTATGATCGGGGTAGCCGGGGTATCGGCAAAGCTGTTCGGCGTGCTGGCTGCGCATAAAATCAGCGTAATCCTCATCTCGCAGGCTTCGTCGGAGCATTCGATCTGCTTTGCTATTGACCCGCGCGGAGCCGAGAACGTGAAGGAAATTCTGGACGCTGAATTTGCCACCGAAATTGCGCACGGTCATATCGACAACATCGCTATTGAGCGCGAGCTGTCGGTCATTGCGACGGTCGGGGAGGGTATGAAAAAGTCGTCGGGTATTGCCGGTAAGCTGTTTTCTGTACTGGGTAAGAACGGGGTCAACATCGTGGCCGTTGCCCAGGGCTCGTCGGAGATTAACATCTCCGTGGTTATCAACAAAAACAACCTGTCGAAGGCGCTGAACGCCTTGCACAACATCTTTTTCCAGTCAGAAGCGCGTGTACTGAATCTGTATCTGGTTGGTACGGGCCTGATCGGTAAAACGCTGCTGAAGCAGATTTTTGACCAGTCGGAGTTTCTACGTGCCGAAAAGCTGCTGAAAGTCTGTGTGGTGGGGATGTCGAACACGAAAAAGATGCTGCTCGACCCCAAAGGGATTACGCTGGACGACTGGCACGAACGCCTGCTGACCGAAGGCGTAACGACATCGCTGCCGGCCTTTGTCGAGAAAATCAAAGATTACAACCTGCCGAACTCGGTGTTCATTGACTGCACATCCGATAAGGACATCGTGCAGTTCTACGAATCGCTGCTCGATGCCAACATCTCGGTTGTGACGCCCAACAAAGTAGCCAATTCGGGGCCCTATAGCGAATACCGGCGTCTGCAACGGACGGCGCTGAACCGGGGCGTCAAGTTTCTCTACGAAACCAACGTTGGCGCCGGTCTGCCCATCATCAATACCGTACAGGGGCTGATAACGGCCGGCGACCGTTTCCTGAAAATTGAAGCAATTCTATCGGGGACGCTGTCCTATATTTTCAATAATTTCCGACCCGGCGTGTCGTTTGCCGATGTTGTCCGCGAAGCCAAAGCGAAAGGGTACACCGAACCCGATCCGCGCGATGACCTCAGCGGCCAGGACGTAGCCCGGAAAATTCTGATCCTGGCTCGTGAAGCCGGTTTTGCGCTGGAGCCGGAGGACGTAACGATCAACAATCTACTGCCCGAATCCTGCCTGAATGCACCCACAATTCCGGCCTTCTTTGAGGAACTGGAGCAGAACAATGCTTACTTCGGGAGTCTGCTCACCGATGCCGAAGCGAAGGGTGAAAAACTGCGGTTTGTGGCCAGTTTCGAACACAACAAAGCCGTTATTGAACTGCGCTCGGTTGGACCGGAGCACCCGTTTTATATGCTCTCGGGCTCCGATAACATCGTTTCGTTTACCACCGAACGCTACAAAGACCGACCGCTGGTCGTAAAAGGCCCCGGCGCGGGCGCTGAGGTAACAGCCTCGGGCGTCTTTGCCGACGTAGTGAGTATCGGTAGTTATCTGGCGTAG